The genomic DNA AAAATCAGGTGATTCTTTTGTCACAGTAGAAAGATTTCTTCTTGCTATGATTTTAGTTCATAGTTCTTCTGTATCAGTTTCTCTTAAAAAATGCGGAGTAAGTGTTAATAGCCTTGAGGAAACAATTAAAAATATTCGTAAGGGTCGTGTAGCTGATTCTGTAAATTCAGAACACGGATTTGATGCTTTAAAGAAGTATTGTCGTGACCTTACAGCGGAAGCTCGAGATGGAAAACTTGACCCTGTCATTGGTCGAGATGATGAAATGCGCCGTGCTATTCAAGTTTTATCACGTCGTACCAAGAATAATCCAGTTTTAATTGGAGATCCTGGTGTTGGTAAGACAGCTATTGTTGAGGGCTTAGCTTCACGTATTATTAATGGTGACGTTCCTGAATCTCTTAAGGGAAAGAGATTGATGTCTCTTGATATGGGAGCTTTGATAGCTGGTGCAAAATTTAGAGGAGAGTTTGAGGAGAGATTAAAGGCTCTTCTTGGAGAGATTCAGTCTGAAGAAGGTAATATAGTGCTATTTATTGATGAATTGCACATATTAGTCGGAGCAGGGAAAACTGATGGAGCAATGGATGCCTCTAATCTTCTTAAGCCCTCGTTATCTCGAGGAGAGTTACATTGTATAGGAGCAACAACATTAGATGAATACCGAAAGTATATAGAAAAGGATCCGGCTCTTGCTCGTAGATTCCAAGCTCTTATAGTCGGGGAACCTACGGTTGTTGATACAATATCTATTTTACGTGGTCTTAAAGAAAGATATGAACAACATCATAAAGTTAGAATTTCTGATTCTGCTTTAGTAAGTGCAGCAGTTCTTTCTAATAGATATATTACTGATAGATTTCTTCCTGATAAAGCCATAGATTTGATGGATGAGGCATCTGCTAGAGTTCGTATGCAGATAGATACTAAACCTGAGGTTCTTGATGAAATTGATCGTCGTATTATTTGTCTTAAAATAGAAAAAGAGGCTTTAAAGAAAGAAAAAGATCAATTTTCTGAAGAACGTCTTTTATCCTTGCAAAATGAATTGGTTTCTTTAGAAGAAGAATCAAGTACTTTAACCTTGCGTTGGCAAGAGGCTAAGAAAAAGATTTTTTATGCTGCTGATCTTAAAAAACGATTAGAAACAATGCGTAATGAATTAGCTGTGGCGCAGCGTCAAGGAGAATTTGAGCGTGCAGGAGAGCTTGCTTATGGATTGATTCCAAAAATAGAAAAAGAGCTAGATGAAACTTCAAAACCAGATGATATGGCAACGGATATGATTCATGAGGTTGTGACTTCTGATAATATTGCTAGTGTAGTATCTCGTTCTACTGGCATTCCTGTTAGTAAAATGTTAGAAAGTGACCGGGAAAAATTTGTTAAAGTTGAGGAAGAGCTTTCTAAATATGTAGTTGGTCAGAATGCTGCTATTGAATCTGTTTCTAATGCATTGCGTCGTTTTATAGCTGGCTTACAAGATCCAAACCGTCCAATGGGATCTTTTATGTTTTTAGGGCCAACGGGGGTCGGAAAAACAGAGTTAGTCAAGTCTTTAGCGCGTTTCTTATTTGATGACGAAACCTCTATGGTGCGCATTGATATGTCAGAATATATGGAAAAACATTCTGTATCTCGTTTAATAGGTGCTCCTCCTGGTTATGTTGGTTATGATGAGGGTGGGGCTTTGACTGAAGCTGTGCGTAGACATCCTTATCAGGTAATTTTATTTGATGAAATTGAGAAGGCTCATAAAGATGTTCATAATATCTTATTGCAAGTTTTAGATGAAGGAAGGTTGACAGATAGTCAAGGTCGTACTGTTGATTTTCGTAATACACTTATCATTATGACTTCTAATTTAGGTGCGGAGTTTATGTTGGAAGATACTAGTGATGAAAATTCTGTTAATGAAAAAGTAATGAGAATGGTGCATTCCGAATTTAAACCTGAATTTTTAAATCGTTTGGATGAAATAATATTATTTCAGAGATTACGTGAAGATGATATTTCGAAAATTGTTCATATTCAGCTTGATAAGCTATTATCTGTTATTAAAAAGCGCAATATATCAATAGATTTTGATGATCAAGTTGTTATTTGGTTATCGTATAAGGGCTATGATTTTGCTTATGGTGCTCGACCATTAAAAAGAGTAATACAGAAATATATTCAGAATCCATTAGCTGAAAAGATGATTTCTAATGAAATATCTGAAGGTGATTCTATCAAAGTATTGGTCGAAGAAGATAAACTTATTTTTCGTACTGTTTAGATTACTTTGTTAAAGTAAAGGTAATATATCTCTTAAATGAATATTCTATATTAATAAAAAGATTTTTTTCTTTTAAATTGATTTCTTCTTGGAGATATTGGATTTATAATCAGATATCACAGGATGTAAAAACACCTGTGATATCTGATTATTAGCATATATGATGTCATCAAAATTTATATATGATTTGAAATATTTTCCCATATTTAATCGTAATTTGATGATAATTTATATAACTATTATTTGGTCCATTTTATAAGGCCCTATAAAATATATCTTTATGAATAATATGAATATTGAAGTTTTGCTGGTTTGTTTGTTGAAATATTTCCTTCAACTTTAACACCAAAATTTTTATTATTTATATTATTCCCTTCGTATTTTGCAGTTAATTTTAATTCCCCATTTTCTAAGGTGTCTATATAATAGGAAGTTTTTCCTTTCATTGTTTCGTTTATATGTTCAATATTGGCTATTTTATGTGCGAAAGGCTTGTTAATAAAAATACCTTCTTGTGCAAAAGAAGAAATTAGTTGAATCTTTTTAAAATCATTAGGAAATATTTTTATAAGACTTTTTAACATATCGAATGAATCTTTTGATGCTATATCATTTCCATTTATTACGAACTTAGAAGATTTGGTTGCATCTTTTAGTCCTTTAAATATTTCATTATGTTTTAACATTAAAAAATCAAGAAATAAATGTTGACCAAAACTATCTAGTCTTTTTGATAGATTTGATTTTACAACAGGTTTCCATTCTATCTTTTTAGATGGGTTTTGGACTAAGATCTTCTCTTCTAAGGCTGTATTTGAGATAATATTTTTATCTTTTGCAAAATTACTGTTATCAACATATTTTGTTCCCATAGTTTCTGTTTTAACAGAGCTAATTTCATCTTTAATTGATCTAGAGCTTTCTTGGAGAACTTTAAAATCATTTATTATTGTTTTAGCTTTAATTGCATTTTCAGCTACTTTTGCCCCTCCCCGTGCTAAAGTTGCTACAACCTTAATACCATATCCGAAAACTGGAACAAGTATAAGGGCATCCGTAATTACGCCTACTATGCCCCATCCAGTATTTCCTTTTTTAAATTCATTGATAGTTCCATAAATAGGGATTAAGTTGACCATTACATCTTTTGCGTTACTAAAAAAATCAGATGACTTTTTATTTGGATTGGTTATAACATTTGATTTAGTGCTAACATTTGGGCTAGTGACAACATTTGGTTTAGTAACACTAATGTGATCCTTATTATAATTATCAATACACGTTTTTACTATGTTTTGATTGATATTTTTATTTGTCTCTGCAATATTCATACTCATAGTTCCTAAAATTATGTTATAAAAAAAATTTTTTAAAAATTATTAAAAATCTATAGAATGTAAGTAATTTATATAATTAGTATTCTTATCTTTATTTATAAAAATTTTCCAAAATATTAGACAATTTATCTGTATCTAAGTTTCATATTTCTATGTTTGTGGTCTTTATAGACTTAAGATAATATCACTTCTTTCACATTTATAACCATTGATTTACATTATTACCTATTCTAGGTAATACCAGTATAATTTCATAAAAATAGATTATATTTATAATGATTTAATATATATAAATAGATATTATTAGTAATATCATTCCTTTTTATAGTTTTATTAGAATTATTTATTCAATATATTTATTAATCAATTATATTTATCTTTTTCTTTTTTTATAAATAGTTATAATTTTTTGTTATACTCATAATATAAATTATAATAATTTTAATAAAAATTATTATATATTATTATTTAAGTAAAATGTAATTTATATATAAATATAATTTATATTATATTAAATTTAAATTTACTTTTTAATAATTATACTTATATATTTAATTAATATTTATTTAATACTTATATATATTATATTTTGTTAAAAGATAAAGTATTTGAAGATTTTTAAATAAACTACTAGATATACAAGTTTTACAAACTTTTATAGTACTTATTATTTTATAAAAATTATGTTTAAAAGCACGAATAAATTATCTTTTAGGATAAGATTATAAAAACGATACCCATTTCTGTTTTCATTACTTATTGAACTTTAATAGATTTTATCTTTTTGATTTTTATTGTTACAATTTTGCAATCATTAAAATCATATTATTACAATCACTAATCTATTAAATTTAATTTTCTATTATGCATCAATATTATTTATAATTATCAAATTTTAATTGTGCTAATTTAAACATGATTAAATTTTTAAAATATAAAGTGATATTAAACTTACAGT from Candidatus Liberibacter americanus str. Sao Paulo includes the following:
- the clpB gene encoding ATP-dependent chaperone ClpB; translated protein: MNSEKYSELLRSVFQSSQTYALAQGHQNLMPEHILHVFLEDDKGIACSLVKSSGGDLQKLNTSNQDALAKLPQVTGSGSQIYLSRPLAEVCSKAEEIAKKSGDSFVTVERFLLAMILVHSSSVSVSLKKCGVSVNSLEETIKNIRKGRVADSVNSEHGFDALKKYCRDLTAEARDGKLDPVIGRDDEMRRAIQVLSRRTKNNPVLIGDPGVGKTAIVEGLASRIINGDVPESLKGKRLMSLDMGALIAGAKFRGEFEERLKALLGEIQSEEGNIVLFIDELHILVGAGKTDGAMDASNLLKPSLSRGELHCIGATTLDEYRKYIEKDPALARRFQALIVGEPTVVDTISILRGLKERYEQHHKVRISDSALVSAAVLSNRYITDRFLPDKAIDLMDEASARVRMQIDTKPEVLDEIDRRIICLKIEKEALKKEKDQFSEERLLSLQNELVSLEEESSTLTLRWQEAKKKIFYAADLKKRLETMRNELAVAQRQGEFERAGELAYGLIPKIEKELDETSKPDDMATDMIHEVVTSDNIASVVSRSTGIPVSKMLESDREKFVKVEEELSKYVVGQNAAIESVSNALRRFIAGLQDPNRPMGSFMFLGPTGVGKTELVKSLARFLFDDETSMVRIDMSEYMEKHSVSRLIGAPPGYVGYDEGGALTEAVRRHPYQVILFDEIEKAHKDVHNILLQVLDEGRLTDSQGRTVDFRNTLIIMTSNLGAEFMLEDTSDENSVNEKVMRMVHSEFKPEFLNRLDEIILFQRLREDDISKIVHIQLDKLLSVIKKRNISIDFDDQVVIWLSYKGYDFAYGARPLKRVIQKYIQNPLAEKMISNEISEGDSIKVLVEEDKLIFRTV